A section of the Chryseobacterium scophthalmum genome encodes:
- a CDS encoding response regulator has protein sequence MILIVDDNQNNLFSLKKLLESKDFQVDTADSGPEALGKALKNDYALIILDVQMPEMDGFEVAETLAGYSGTKDIPIIFLSAVNTEKRFITKGYASGGKDYVTKPVDPEILLLKVKTFYNFQEQNIAMRKTQQSLELEVKGRRESQVTMKSQIDHFHLMLESLPQIAFTLNEEGTVDFVNGKWYEYSHSYTTFPETHPDDFSITEEFSRCKKKGKALELEIRIKNIKSGDFRYHLLRVTPVREENVIKNWVGTFTDIDDQKKVEKEKDEFLSIASHELKTPLTSIKAYVQLLDRKLKLSKESAESGFLVKVQDQIEKLNTLISDLLDVSKIENGKLKINKKPTNLDQLIQNAIETILQTHDEKKVKIDRHGYIPDILIPLDAIRIEQVLINFLTNAIKYSPENHQVIVTTFVDEEEQEVKVSVTDFGIGIPDFKQEAVFHKFYRVEESSLQFQGMGIGLYICSEIIKQHHGNIGVSSIIDEGSTFYFTLPLN, from the coding sequence ATGATCTTAATCGTTGATGACAATCAAAACAATCTTTTTTCATTAAAAAAATTATTAGAATCTAAAGATTTTCAGGTAGATACCGCAGATTCCGGGCCGGAAGCATTAGGGAAAGCATTGAAAAATGATTACGCCTTAATTATCTTGGATGTACAAATGCCGGAAATGGATGGTTTTGAAGTTGCCGAAACACTTGCAGGATACAGCGGAACTAAAGATATTCCCATCATCTTTTTATCAGCTGTTAATACAGAGAAAAGATTTATTACAAAAGGTTATGCTTCGGGAGGAAAAGATTATGTTACCAAACCTGTAGATCCTGAAATTTTATTGTTGAAAGTAAAAACCTTTTACAATTTTCAGGAACAGAATATTGCGATGCGAAAAACTCAGCAAAGTCTTGAGCTTGAAGTAAAAGGCAGACGAGAATCACAGGTGACGATGAAATCACAAATCGATCATTTTCACTTGATGTTGGAGTCCTTACCGCAAATTGCATTCACTCTAAACGAAGAAGGAACGGTAGATTTTGTCAACGGAAAATGGTACGAATATTCTCATTCTTACACTACTTTTCCCGAAACTCATCCCGATGATTTCAGTATTACAGAAGAATTTTCACGTTGCAAAAAGAAAGGAAAAGCACTTGAATTAGAAATCAGAATTAAAAATATAAAATCCGGAGACTTTAGATATCATCTCCTTCGTGTCACTCCGGTGCGGGAAGAGAATGTTATCAAAAACTGGGTAGGAACGTTTACCGATATTGATGATCAGAAAAAAGTAGAGAAAGAGAAAGATGAGTTTTTGAGTATCGCAAGTCACGAACTAAAAACTCCTTTAACGAGTATTAAAGCTTATGTTCAGCTTTTAGACCGAAAATTAAAACTCAGCAAAGAAAGCGCAGAATCTGGATTCTTGGTTAAAGTTCAGGATCAGATCGAGAAGCTTAATACATTAATTTCAGACTTGTTAGATGTTTCTAAAATCGAAAATGGGAAGCTGAAAATCAATAAAAAACCTACCAATCTTGATCAGTTAATACAAAATGCAATCGAAACCATTCTTCAGACTCATGATGAGAAAAAGGTGAAAATTGATCGTCACGGCTACATTCCGGATATTCTTATTCCTTTGGATGCCATTCGTATTGAGCAGGTTTTGATTAATTTTTTAACCAATGCCATCAAATATTCTCCGGAAAATCATCAGGTAATTGTTACCACATTTGTAGATGAAGAAGAACAGGAAGTAAAGGTGAGTGTTACCGATTTTGGAATTGGGATTCCAGATTTCAAGCAGGAAGCTGTGTTTCATAAGTTTTACCGTGTAGAAGAATCTTCGCTTCAGTTTCAGGGAATGGGAATTGGACTATATATCTGTTCTGAAATTATTAAGCAACATCACGGAAATATTGGAGTTTCGAGTATTATAGACGAGGGTTCTACATTTTATTTCACATTACCTTTAAATTAA
- a CDS encoding outer membrane beta-barrel family protein produces MKKILAPVALLIGTLAFSQAEKDTIESKVKEIEEVTFVARKPTVESKVDRTVFNVANSSILAGNTTWDVLRMTPLLSVDSNDALKAEGESVTVYINDRKSVFTGKELKEYLQTIPADNLMKIEVITSPSSRYEATGSVINIVLKKRDDEGMKGSITFNNRQNTQNSQYTNLNLNYHKKNFTQTLVGSYSDNTWVQRNSFLNTVYDNNVVTEGTTKNIYKGKNPSISSTSEYELNEKNTIGVILEAYQGKRSNTSEANGSRSENNQLSYLYDQNQNSSTLGRNFGTNVFYKYYDKEKNRILDVNLGTNYDGEDDHSYFIKNEVYPSKTEIREIGVLSDVENRNYYLKVDYTQPLGKSGGNFEVGGKMDFNNNVIPNQLYGNQLTGLSTGDTFRYEDNISSVYANYSKTFFKKLETRIGLRYEYIDYKIRQDVAGTSRNDSYGKFLPNILVKYSFSDKYDLSLTYNKNLWRPWYSEFNPFMQPTNDGFYSRGNIELNPNPSDRLYMKFGFLKKYFLSARYTFTDQDYWTNYVTEGKKIISEPANFVGKVHKYYLYANTNQSLLKNKLSVNMSFGWNYIDNSDFNTKNELKTDTNYISYWAGSTNLTYTNLFNKNINLSAWVEVSNQNNGNSIANKTNVFHNISATKIFPKTQLEFSLQLMNIFARPTFDSTTFSPTGSQRNSTRSDWYGASFSIVKRFGNQKVKENTKTDVEKNSGGGK; encoded by the coding sequence ATGAAAAAGATATTAGCACCAGTTGCTTTATTAATAGGAACTCTAGCTTTTTCGCAAGCCGAAAAAGACACCATAGAATCAAAAGTAAAAGAAATAGAAGAAGTCACTTTTGTTGCAAGAAAACCAACGGTAGAATCTAAGGTTGACCGTACTGTTTTTAATGTAGCCAACAGTTCTATTCTTGCAGGAAACACTACTTGGGATGTTCTTAGAATGACCCCTTTACTGAGCGTTGACAGCAATGATGCTTTAAAAGCTGAAGGAGAATCTGTTACCGTTTACATCAACGACAGAAAATCTGTTTTTACAGGAAAAGAATTGAAGGAATATCTACAGACCATTCCTGCAGATAATCTGATGAAAATCGAGGTTATTACAAGCCCGTCTTCAAGATATGAAGCAACCGGATCAGTAATCAACATTGTTCTGAAAAAACGTGATGATGAAGGAATGAAAGGCAGCATAACATTCAACAACAGACAAAACACTCAAAATTCTCAGTACACCAATCTTAACCTTAATTATCATAAGAAAAATTTTACACAAACACTTGTCGGAAGCTACAGTGATAACACTTGGGTACAGAGAAACTCTTTTCTGAATACAGTCTATGATAATAATGTAGTTACTGAAGGAACTACCAAAAATATCTACAAAGGAAAAAATCCGTCAATCTCTTCTACTTCAGAATATGAGTTGAATGAAAAGAATACAATAGGAGTCATTCTTGAAGCTTATCAGGGGAAAAGAAGCAATACATCAGAGGCAAATGGATCACGATCTGAGAATAATCAATTAAGTTATTTGTATGATCAAAATCAGAATTCATCAACGTTGGGACGAAATTTTGGAACTAATGTTTTTTATAAATATTATGATAAAGAAAAAAACAGAATTTTAGATGTCAATTTAGGAACAAACTATGACGGAGAAGATGATCATAGTTATTTTATCAAAAATGAGGTATATCCAAGCAAAACTGAGATTAGAGAAATAGGCGTACTTTCTGATGTTGAAAACCGAAATTATTACCTTAAAGTTGATTACACACAGCCTTTAGGAAAATCGGGAGGTAATTTTGAAGTGGGTGGTAAAATGGATTTTAATAATAATGTAATTCCTAATCAGCTTTACGGAAATCAATTAACAGGTTTAAGCACAGGAGACACTTTCCGTTATGAAGATAATATCAGTTCGGTTTATGCTAATTATTCTAAAACTTTCTTCAAAAAATTAGAAACAAGAATCGGTTTGCGTTACGAATACATCGATTACAAAATTCGTCAGGATGTAGCAGGAACCTCTCGAAACGATTCTTATGGTAAATTTTTACCGAATATTTTAGTTAAATATTCTTTTTCAGACAAATATGATTTAAGCTTAACCTACAACAAAAACCTTTGGCGACCTTGGTATTCGGAATTCAACCCTTTTATGCAACCTACCAATGATGGATTTTATTCTCGTGGAAATATTGAGTTAAATCCAAACCCAAGTGACAGATTGTATATGAAATTTGGATTCCTGAAGAAATATTTTCTTTCGGCAAGATATACTTTCACAGATCAGGATTACTGGACCAATTATGTAACCGAAGGCAAAAAAATAATCTCAGAGCCTGCCAATTTTGTTGGAAAAGTTCACAAATATTATTTGTACGCCAATACCAATCAGTCTCTTCTTAAAAACAAACTGAGTGTAAATATGAGTTTCGGATGGAATTACATTGACAACAGTGATTTTAATACCAAAAATGAATTAAAAACTGACACCAATTATATAAGTTACTGGGCTGGTTCTACTAACTTAACGTACACCAATCTTTTTAATAAAAATATTAATTTGAGCGCTTGGGTAGAAGTTTCTAATCAGAATAACGGGAACTCTATTGCAAATAAAACCAATGTTTTTCATAATATTTCAGCGACAAAGATTTTCCCAAAAACTCAGCTGGAATTCAGCTTACAGTTGATGAATATTTTTGCAAGACCAACGTTTGATTCTACTACATTTAGTCCGACCGGAAGCCAGAGAAATTCAACAAGATCAGACTGGTACGGAGCTTCATTTTCTATTGTAAAGCGATTCGGAAACCAGAAAGTAAAAGAAAATACCAAAACCGATGTTGAGAAAAACAGCGGTGGTGGAAAATAA
- a CDS encoding chemotaxis protein CheB gives MQTESKNTELVLIGGSAGSLQVILEMIKNINEKLNFPIILVLHRKAQSTNILQTLLQQFISTEVVEIDDKMDIKKNKIYIVPADYHLLFENKKTMSLDSSEKMNYSRPSIDVTFKSAAEVYGKTLVGILLSGANADGVEGLSYIKKNNGKVWIQNPETAEVNYMPKHAVEEVKYDLLITPDNLADYINEL, from the coding sequence ATGCAAACTGAAAGCAAAAATACAGAATTGGTTTTGATCGGTGGATCTGCAGGAAGTCTGCAGGTTATTTTGGAAATGATTAAAAACATCAATGAGAAATTAAACTTTCCCATCATATTGGTACTACACAGAAAAGCACAATCAACCAATATTTTGCAGACTTTACTTCAACAGTTTATTTCAACTGAAGTGGTAGAGATTGATGATAAAATGGATATTAAAAAAAATAAAATTTATATCGTTCCCGCAGATTATCATCTTTTATTTGAAAACAAAAAAACGATGTCTTTGGACAGTTCTGAGAAGATGAATTATTCGAGGCCGTCAATTGATGTCACTTTTAAATCTGCTGCAGAAGTTTACGGAAAAACTTTGGTCGGGATTTTGCTTTCAGGAGCCAATGCAGACGGAGTAGAAGGTTTGTCTTATATTAAAAAAAATAACGGCAAAGTCTGGATTCAGAATCCGGAAACAGCCGAGGTAAATTATATGCCGAAACACGCTGTAGAAGAAGTGAAATATGATTTGCTTATCACACCAGATAATCTGGCAGATTATATCAATGAATTATAA
- a CDS encoding response regulator, whose product MNKKILIVDDDPRNIFALKLTLKARGYQIESSTMALEAIDMLKKDQDISVVLMDMMMPEMDGYEAIKIIRNTPEISQIPVIAVTAQAMPEDRQKCLDAGAQDYVSKPINVDVLLTAVEKLS is encoded by the coding sequence ATGAATAAGAAAATCTTAATAGTGGATGATGATCCGCGAAATATATTTGCCCTAAAACTGACTTTAAAAGCGAGAGGATATCAGATTGAGAGCTCTACAATGGCTTTGGAAGCAATTGATATGCTTAAAAAAGATCAGGATATTTCTGTTGTTTTGATGGATATGATGATGCCCGAAATGGATGGTTACGAAGCGATAAAGATCATCCGAAATACACCGGAAATCAGCCAGATTCCTGTTATTGCAGTTACGGCGCAGGCAATGCCCGAAGATCGTCAGAAATGTCTGGATGCAGGAGCTCAGGATTATGTTTCAAAACCGATCAATGTTGATGTATTGTTAACGGCTGTAGAAAAACTTTCTTAA
- a CDS encoding response regulator, with product MPKKILRNLQFGVGFSLLILIASSIASYLSIQNQMNHRESVGKSRRAATAVKDVLVALLDAETGSRGYQLTGRESFLEPYNRSLNEYSKAIELAKNMDVADPKQQKRLDLLEQNVEKSINNLKFYVENRRKGIVMTQQQILESKIYMDKCREVVNDFVKYEESQLEIKNKDLNRSSNTTVLFIIFSALSAIVVTVFFYLKLRSDLVRREKLEKDLRDKDAQISRRVTAIQQIANRVANGDYSQKAVDNSQDDLGDLVGSLNHMTESLKTSFETINKSDWRQKGLALLNESLVGNKSVKDVSEKSLSQLIDYGNCINGSLYLFDEGLLRLNSAFGLENCMKKTFEVGEGMIGQTFVNEKPQVYNDLKEDDFVVSFSSSKLKINGLLLIPIFSDGHSIGVLELAAITNFDQDKIDFFVEGTRNIGIALNAAKGREKEQQLLEETQAQSEELQVQHSELENLNTELEAQTQKLQASEEELRVQQEELMQANAELEERSRLLEDKNHLIAERNNEIQKKVEELALSTKYKSEFLANMSHELRTPLNSILLLSRLMAENPEENLNEDQVESAKVIQSSGSSLLTLIDEILDLAKIESGKMTLEYHDVEISEVVKDLKNLFNPVFLDKKLQFNINIDKEVENVIETDRLRVDQVLRNLLSNSLKFTKHGSIDLNIKKDPKNKDFIIFSVKDTGIGIPEDKQRIIFEAFQQADGSTRRKFGGTGLGLSISREIARLLGGELSLTSKVNEGSEFSFNIPIKPVAEIVTHETDQQLVDIIREDVEVIQNILDDGETEYYEKIVLEIPESVDDDRDQINEDDKVILIIEDDTNFAKALLKYARTQDYKGIVVVRGDHALAAAQQYHPQAILLDVQLPVKDGWKVMDELKSNPETKHIPVHMMSVLHVKKESLMKGAIDFINKPMALDQMADVFKKIEEAIRKSPQKVLIVEENAKHASALSYFLSNFNISLSIENNVEDVVKALTSNQTDCVILDIGDSRGNEYQVIESIKSYEGLENLPIIIFTERNLSQSEELKIKQYADSIVVKTAHSYQRILDEVGLFLHLVEEKNNPLENVRTKTLGSLTEVLSGKKILITDDDARNIFSLTKSLEKYKVEAIVAMDGKHALEQIKQNPDIDVILMDMMMPEMDGYETIQEIRKMPKFAKLPIIAITAKAMIGDRQKCIDAGASDYISKPVDIDQLLSLLRVWLYEI from the coding sequence ATGCCGAAAAAAATATTAAGAAATCTGCAGTTCGGTGTCGGTTTTTCATTGTTGATACTGATTGCAAGCTCAATTGCTTCATATCTGAGTATTCAGAATCAGATGAATCATCGTGAAAGTGTAGGAAAAAGCAGACGTGCGGCAACTGCCGTAAAAGATGTTTTGGTAGCGCTTTTAGATGCGGAAACCGGAAGTCGCGGTTATCAGCTTACAGGAAGAGAAAGTTTTCTGGAACCTTACAATCGTAGTTTAAATGAATATTCAAAAGCGATTGAGCTTGCAAAAAATATGGATGTTGCAGATCCAAAGCAGCAAAAGCGTTTAGATCTTTTAGAACAGAATGTTGAAAAAAGCATCAATAATCTGAAGTTTTATGTTGAAAACAGACGCAAAGGTATTGTGATGACTCAACAGCAGATTTTGGAGAGTAAGATTTACATGGATAAATGCCGTGAAGTGGTCAATGATTTTGTAAAGTATGAAGAATCTCAGCTTGAAATAAAAAACAAAGACCTCAATCGTTCTTCGAATACAACGGTTTTATTTATCATATTTTCAGCACTTTCTGCAATTGTAGTAACTGTATTTTTCTATCTGAAATTAAGATCGGATCTTGTACGCAGAGAAAAACTTGAAAAAGATTTAAGAGATAAAGATGCACAAATATCGAGACGTGTAACAGCTATTCAGCAGATTGCAAACCGGGTAGCGAATGGTGATTACAGTCAAAAAGCGGTAGATAATTCTCAAGATGATTTGGGAGATTTGGTAGGTTCTCTTAATCACATGACAGAATCTTTAAAAACATCTTTCGAAACTATTAATAAAAGCGATTGGCGACAAAAAGGTTTGGCTTTGCTAAACGAATCTTTGGTGGGAAACAAATCGGTAAAAGACGTTTCTGAAAAATCTCTTTCTCAATTAATTGACTACGGAAACTGCATTAATGGGTCTTTGTATTTATTTGATGAAGGGCTTTTAAGGTTAAATAGTGCTTTTGGATTAGAAAACTGCATGAAAAAAACTTTTGAGGTTGGAGAAGGAATGATTGGTCAGACTTTCGTTAATGAAAAACCTCAGGTTTATAACGATCTCAAAGAAGATGATTTTGTGGTAAGTTTTTCAAGTAGTAAATTGAAAATTAACGGACTATTGTTAATTCCGATATTTTCTGACGGACATAGTATAGGTGTTCTAGAATTAGCGGCAATTACCAATTTTGATCAGGATAAAATCGATTTTTTTGTAGAAGGTACAAGGAATATTGGGATTGCGCTTAATGCTGCAAAAGGACGAGAAAAAGAGCAACAGTTATTAGAAGAAACTCAGGCTCAGTCTGAGGAGTTACAAGTACAACATTCTGAATTGGAAAACCTTAATACAGAACTGGAAGCTCAAACTCAAAAACTTCAGGCTTCTGAAGAAGAACTGAGAGTACAGCAGGAAGAACTGATGCAGGCAAATGCTGAATTGGAAGAACGTTCAAGATTGCTGGAAGATAAAAATCATCTGATTGCCGAACGAAATAATGAAATTCAGAAAAAGGTTGAAGAACTGGCGTTAAGCACTAAATACAAGTCTGAATTTTTGGCAAATATGTCTCATGAATTGCGTACTCCTTTGAATTCGATTCTTCTTCTTTCCCGATTAATGGCAGAAAATCCTGAAGAAAATCTGAATGAAGATCAGGTAGAATCTGCAAAAGTGATTCAAAGTTCCGGAAGCAGTTTGTTGACATTGATTGACGAAATTTTAGATTTAGCTAAAATAGAATCCGGGAAAATGACTTTAGAATATCATGATGTTGAAATTTCTGAAGTTGTAAAAGATTTGAAAAATCTTTTTAATCCTGTATTTTTAGATAAAAAGCTTCAATTTAATATCAATATTGATAAAGAAGTTGAAAACGTTATCGAAACAGACCGTTTACGTGTAGATCAGGTTTTAAGAAATCTTCTTTCCAATTCATTGAAATTTACAAAACATGGAAGTATTGATTTAAACATTAAAAAAGATCCTAAAAATAAAGATTTCATCATTTTCTCTGTGAAAGATACAGGAATCGGAATTCCGGAAGATAAGCAGAGAATTATCTTTGAAGCTTTCCAGCAAGCAGATGGTTCTACCCGCAGAAAATTTGGAGGAACCGGTTTAGGATTGTCGATAAGCCGTGAAATTGCAAGATTATTGGGTGGAGAATTAAGCTTAACGAGTAAGGTAAATGAAGGAAGCGAGTTTAGTTTTAATATTCCGATTAAGCCGGTTGCAGAAATCGTAACTCACGAAACCGATCAGCAATTGGTAGATATTATTCGTGAAGATGTAGAAGTAATTCAGAATATTCTGGACGATGGTGAAACGGAATATTATGAAAAAATTGTTCTTGAAATCCCTGAAAGTGTTGATGACGACAGAGATCAGATCAATGAAGACGATAAAGTAATTTTAATTATTGAAGACGATACCAATTTTGCAAAAGCATTATTGAAATACGCAAGAACCCAGGATTACAAAGGTATCGTAGTGGTAAGAGGTGATCATGCTTTAGCGGCTGCACAACAATATCATCCACAAGCGATTTTACTGGATGTACAGCTTCCTGTGAAAGATGGTTGGAAGGTGATGGATGAACTAAAATCTAATCCTGAAACGAAGCATATTCCGGTGCACATGATGTCTGTGCTTCATGTGAAAAAAGAAAGCCTGATGAAAGGCGCTATTGATTTCATTAATAAACCAATGGCTTTAGATCAGATGGCAGATGTTTTCAAAAAAATTGAAGAAGCGATCAGAAAATCTCCTCAAAAAGTGCTGATTGTGGAAGAAAATGCAAAACACGCAAGTGCATTGTCTTATTTCTTAAGCAACTTTAATATCTCTTTATCTATTGAGAACAACGTTGAAGATGTAGTGAAAGCATTAACCTCAAACCAGACAGATTGTGTGATCTTAGACATCGGTGATTCCCGTGGAAATGAATATCAGGTAATCGAATCTATTAAAAGTTATGAAGGCCTCGAAAATCTGCCGATTATTATTTTTACGGAAAGAAACTTATCTCAGTCTGAAGAGCTGAAAATTAAGCAGTATGCAGATTCTATCGTAGTGAAAACGGCACATTCTTATCAAAGGATTTTAGATGAAGTTGGCTTATTTTTACATTTGGTTGAAGAAAAAAATAATCCTTTAGAAAATGTAAGAACAAAAACTTTAGGCTCATTAACAGAAGTTTTGAGCGGTAAAAAGATTCTCATCACCGATGATGATGCCCGAAATATTTTCTCTTTAACCAAATCTTTAGAAAAATATAAAGTAGAAGCCATTGTTGCAATGGACGGAAAGCACGCCCTGGAACAGATTAAACAAAATCCTGATATTGATGTGATCTTAATGGATATGATGATGCCAGAAATGGATGGCTATGAAACTATTCAGGAAATCAGAAAAATGCCGAAATTTGCAAAGCTTCCTATTATTGCCATTACAGCAAAAGCAATGATTGGAGACCGCCAAAAATGCATTGACGCAGGAGCTTCAGACTATATTTCAAAACCTGTAGATATTGATCAGTTACTATCCTTGCTAAGAGTTTGGTTGTATGAAATTTAA
- a CDS encoding response regulator, whose amino-acid sequence MSKKKILIFDDDKTILEVITIIFEENGYQVEISETSHDIIEKVSSFKPDVILMDNWIPRIGGVEATKLLKSHEEFKSIPVIYVTANNDIVALAKEAQADDYVAKPFNLEDLEDKVAMFLQEKA is encoded by the coding sequence ATGAGTAAGAAGAAAATTTTGATTTTTGATGATGATAAAACCATTCTTGAAGTGATTACGATCATTTTTGAAGAAAACGGTTATCAGGTCGAAATTTCAGAAACATCTCATGATATTATCGAAAAGGTTTCAAGTTTTAAACCCGATGTAATTCTCATGGATAACTGGATTCCCAGAATTGGTGGAGTAGAGGCAACAAAGCTTTTAAAGAGTCATGAAGAATTTAAATCGATTCCGGTAATTTATGTAACGGCAAATAATGATATAGTAGCTTTGGCGAAAGAAGCTCAGGCAGATGATTACGTTGCAAAACCTTTTAATCTTGAAGATTTGGAAGATAAAGTTGCGATGTTTTTACAGGAAAAAGCTTAG
- a CDS encoding CheR family methyltransferase translates to MLEPSIIKDEEVEFLIKDVYELYGYDFSGYSRASFKRRVNRICLIERFTSFAELRYTLINEPEYLKRFVEEVTVNVTEMFRDPHFFKGLREKILPQLGTYPLIRIWVAGCSTGEEAYSMAILLKEANLYHKSLIYGTDLNPSVLETARAGVFPLQQMKLYSENYMLSGGKKDFSDYYTANYDSVKFDKSLQEKLILSTHNLVSDSSFNSFQLIICRNVLIYFDRGLQERVFRLFDNSLENLGFLALGAKETIRFSKLDKNFHQIDDQRIWKKIDHH, encoded by the coding sequence ATGCTCGAACCAAGTATCATAAAAGATGAAGAAGTAGAATTTCTTATTAAAGATGTCTACGAACTGTACGGATACGATTTTTCCGGATACAGCAGAGCTTCTTTTAAACGGAGGGTCAACCGTATTTGCTTGATAGAAAGATTCACAAGCTTTGCAGAATTGCGTTATACCCTCATTAATGAGCCGGAATATTTGAAACGTTTTGTAGAAGAAGTAACGGTAAATGTGACTGAAATGTTCCGTGATCCTCATTTTTTTAAAGGATTAAGAGAAAAAATTTTACCGCAGTTGGGAACTTATCCTTTGATCAGAATTTGGGTTGCAGGTTGTTCTACAGGTGAAGAAGCTTATTCTATGGCGATTTTATTGAAAGAAGCCAATCTCTATCATAAATCTTTGATCTACGGAACAGATCTGAATCCTTCGGTTTTAGAAACAGCAAGAGCGGGAGTTTTTCCTTTGCAGCAAATGAAATTATATTCTGAAAATTATATGCTTTCTGGTGGGAAAAAAGATTTTTCAGATTATTACACGGCTAATTACGACAGTGTAAAATTTGATAAAAGCCTTCAAGAGAAGCTTATTTTATCGACACACAATCTGGTTTCGGATAGTTCGTTTAACAGCTTTCAGTTAATTATCTGCAGAAACGTTCTTATTTATTTTGACCGTGGTTTACAGGAAAGGGTTTTCAGACTTTTTGATAACAGTTTAGAAAATTTAGGCTTTTTGGCTTTAGGAGCAAAAGAGACGATTAGATTTTCTAAATTAGATAAAAATTTCCACCAGATTGATGATCAGAGAATCTGGAAAAAAATAGATCATCACTAA